The Erinaceus europaeus chromosome 16, mEriEur2.1, whole genome shotgun sequence genome includes a window with the following:
- the CPLX3 gene encoding complexin-3, which translates to MALVVKSMVGSQLKTLTGGLGTDDKGTGDKTAAEAQGMSREEYEEYQKQLAEEQMEREAHLAQRKAERATLRTHFRDKYRLPKNRIDEGQIQVVGGAVALPWELAKMIEEDTEEEEEKASVLGHLPSLPSLALGSLKDRAQATLGGLRQSADNCLLM; encoded by the exons ATGGCCCTCGTGGTGAAGAGCATGGTGGGCAGCCAGCTCAAGACCCTCACTGGGGGCCTGGGCACGGACGACAAGGGCACCGGGGACAAGACTGCTGCCGAGGCGCAGGGCATGAGCCGCGAGGAATATGAGGAGTACCAGAAGCAGCTGGCAGAGGAGCA GATGGAGCGGgaagcacacttggcacagagAAAGGCTGAACGAGCCACGCTGCGGACCCACTTCCGGGACAAGTACCGGCTGCCCAAG AACAGGATCGACGAGGGCCAGATCCAGGTGGTGGGTGGGGCTGTGGCACTGCCCTGGGAGCTGGCCAAGATGATCGAGGAGGacacagaggaggaagaggagaaggcctCCGTGCTGGGCCACCTGCCCAGCCTGCCCAGCCTGGCTCTGGGCTCCCTCAAGGACAGGGCCCAGGCCACCTTGGGAGGCCTCCGGCAGTCGGCTGACAACTGCCTGCTCATGTAG